The segment AGTCACGGCATCGGAAAGAAAGCTTTGTTTGGTCGTCTCATCTACCGGTCGCTGGGTCAACTCTTCGTACAAACCGATCATCGGCCGCATTCGATTCATCAGCCCTTCAATGGATTGATAGTCCAGATTCCGCGTTGCATTTTTTTTCCAGTATTCTGCGTGATCCAGCCAGATGGTGATATCTTCCTTGGTTTTTCCCAGTTCCTTTAATTCCTGCGCAACCACGTCCCTTCCTTTTTCTGCAACTTTTTTTGAGATCACGTGCGAAATCGTATCCAAAGCAAGTCCCTCAGCCGATTTACAAAGATGGCGCAGGGAAGCGACCATTTTATTCAGGGTGCTGTCGATCTGCATGCCGTTTTCGGAAAAAGGCCGCACTTCAGGGGAACGCTCAAAAGCGTGCCACATTCCTCCCACCTTTTGCACAGCCATCCTTTTTTGATCCAAAGGCTTCAACGAAGCCAAACAAGACGCCGCATCCGTCACCGCAGCATTATCTTTGGAAGGTTGAGCTTTGCTCAAACGCTTCTTCAAAGCCTCATTGACAGGGATGTCCATCGGGGCTTCCGCTTGCTTCGCAAAAAAAGCCTCCTTGGTTTTTTTTACCGTTTCCTTGCGTACCCAGGTATGCTCCCTGGGAGGCAATTTAACCACCGGTTCGTCTGAAACTTCATTCGCACATGCTGGCAAAATCAATACCCCCACCAATAAAAACGCCCCCGCAAAAATTATATTCCGAACCATATCGACCCTTGAGAAAATTTCAAAAAAGTGTGTAACCCCTATTTATACATGTTTTTTATAGAATTTTCAGAAATTCTACCCGCCCCCTTGAAAAAGAAGATTATTTGAAGGGCTTTGCGGAATTTATGCTCAAAGTTCTTTAGATAAACCGGGGAAATGACGATAAATGCTTAAAATAGTTGAAACTCTAGGATCCATGAACCCAAAAAACCTTTTATATCCCATCATTTTCTTGATTTTTACCACCGCCTGCGAAGTCAAAATGGCGCCCTCGGAAACATGGGACAAGTGGTTCAAGACACAGACGGATTCCAGTTATTACAAAGGCAAAGCCGAAAGATTGGTCAAGAAAATCTCAAAAGGCAGTTTCGAATACGAAATCAACCGGGTGGCGGTGATCGACCCGGTCAACTCCGAAAAGAAAGCGCCCGTCCTCGGGGAATACATATCCTCCCGGGTCATAGAGGCCATTGCCAAGAAAAGAGTTTTCCGGGTGACCCAGAAGGGGGAAGTCAACGACGTTCTCACCCAGCTCAACCTGCCGCCGGCCTTCGCCTACACAAAGCCTGAGCTGCAAAGACTGGGCAACGCCCTGAACGCCCAGGCCATCCTGACCGGCAAACTGACCGATTTAGGCACCAACCTCGATGTCCACGTCACCCTGATCGACGTTGCCAGCGGCGAAGTCATCGCCTCCGCGACGGAATACCTGACCCGCACCAAATTTGCCATGGAGTTAATGCGGCACTACTAGGAAACGGTGGTTTTTTCCTCTTCCACGGCATTACGATAGCGCGATAAAGCCATCAAGGGGAAAAAGTGCTGGTACATGTGGTATTTGATAAAAAAGTGGACGGGAAACCCCGTTCCGGTGAATTCGTCCTCCCACCAGGTTCCCTCCGTGTTTTGTGTCTGCAGCAAATAATCGACGCCCTTTTTGACAACAGGGTTTTGAGCTTCCCCGGCGGCGACCAGGCCCAATATAGCCCATGCCGTCTGTGAAGCGGTGCTTTTCCCCTGGCCGCGTAATTTTGGCCGTTCATAGCTCTCGCAGGTCTCTCCCCAGCCCCCGTCCGTATTTTGATGGTCCTCCAGCCAGCGCACGGCTTTGCCGATGAACGGCTGATTCATATCCTCACCGATGAATTTGAACCCGTTCAACGCCAGAAAGGTGCCGTAAATATAATTCACCCCCCACCGGCCCCACCAACAGCCATCCAGTTCCTGATTCGCCTTTACAAACTGCAGTGCCTTGTCGACACGCGGATGATTTCTTTTAAGCCCCAGCTTACCAAGACACCACAATATGCGGCTGGTAACGTCGATCGTCGGCGGATCGAGCAGGGCCTTATGATCCGCGAAAGGCACCTCGTTTAAAATTTCTTTATCGTTGTCCTGGTCGAATGCGCCCCAGCCGCCGTTTTTGCTTTGCATGCTCAACAGCCAGGTCAGCGCCCGTTCCGACTCTTTCAATTTCCAGCGATGATCGGGAATGGCGATCCGGTCGAGCGCGATTAAAATTTCCGCGGTATCGTCATTATCGGGATAGAGTTCGTTAAAAAACTCGAACGCCCAGCCGCCAGGCTCGGTGTGCGGATTTTTAACCGTCCAGTCGCCCGGTTTCACCACCTGCTTTTTCACCATCCATTCCCCCGCTTTAACGAGCCCAGGGTGATCCGCGGGCAAACCCGAATCTAAAAGCGCATTACAAGCGATGGCCGTGTCCCACAACGGCGAAACACAAGCCTGAAAGGAGATGCAGTCGTCCTCCTCGATGAGGAAACGGTCCACCGCTTCCATGCCCTTGACAATCGCCGGGTGGTCGTGAGGGTATCCCAGAAAATGCAGCGCCAGGAGGGAGTTGAGCATGGCCGGTTGAATGCCGCCAAAATCGCCTTCATCCTCCTGATGGGTCAATATCCACTTTTCGGCTTTTTTCAAAGCCCTTCGGCGAAACGGTTTCCAGGAAGACTTGCCGATGAACTTAAAAAACCCGTCGAGATGAATAAAAAAGTTTCTCCAGGAAGAAAAGAGATTTCCGTCGGCGTAAAATCCAAGGTCACGGTCGTTCTCGGTAAACAATTCCTGAACATCCCGGCCCGGTTCCAATGTATGCACCGGTCGATACGCACAAACCACCGACAAGGGAACCACCGTCCCGCGTGACCAGCTGGAAATCTCATAGATGTTGAACCAGCATCCGTCCGGCAAAAGCACGACCTCCACCGGAACGGCAGGCGGCACGTTCCAGGAAATCTGCCCGAACAGCGCCAGAAAAATTTTGGTAAAAACGCGTGTCGCCTGGATTCCGCCGTTTGCAAAAATAGCTTCTTTGGCCTTGACCAAAGCCGGGTGATCGGCAGAATATCCGGCCATCTTTAACGCCATATAACATTCCACCGTCGAATTGATATCGCAGGGTCCCCCGTGATAAAGCGTCCAGCTCCCATCCTCCCTCTGCTTCTTGAGCAGGTAATTGATGAGTTTCTCCTGCCTGCCGGTGTCCACACGGCCGGTCATGTGCATGAAAAAGATCAGTTCCGCCGTTATGGTGGCGTTCGATTCCAGTTCATCGACCCAGAATCCCTCTTTATCCTGGCGGGAAAGGAGATAATCCCTGGATTTGCCAATCCCTTGCTCAATATCAAGGTTTCCTGAAGAAACGCCTGCGGATTGGGTTTCAGGCTCCATCGATCCCGATTCTAATTTGGTCGCGTCATTCATGAAAATAGGGGTAAAAGCGGTGTTTTTTTATCTCAGGCCGGATAAAATAGCGTAATTCCAGCGAAAAAGATATCTTAAAGAAACCCGCACAAATCGATATTTTTCAGCTTTTAGAAAGTAACTCAATAAATGCCATGATATCATCCCTTGCCGTTGTGATGGAGAGGGTTTTTTACAATTTGGGACACAATTCTATTGACAGAAGGTATAGAGTTTTCTAAGATTAACGGTTTGTTATCCCAACGCTGAACTTGTCAAAGAAAGACTGAACCAACATGAAGACTTACTCCGCCAAAAAGGGTGAAGTTGAAAAAAAATGGGTGCTCATTGATGCCCAGGATCAATCCCTGGGGCGTGTCGCCTCCAAAGCCGCATCAATCATCCGCGGAAAAACCAAGCCGGTTTTCACGCCCCATGTCGACACAGGCGACAATGTGATCATCATCAACGCCGCCAAGGTCCGTTTGACCGGGAAAAAGTGGGACGACAAAATCTACTACCACCACACGGGATATCCCGGCGGAATCAAATCGACAACGGCCAAGGAAATCCGAGAAAAACAACCCGCCAATCTGCTGAAAAAGGCCATCACCGGAATGTTGCCAAAAAACCGGTTGGGGCGGTCCCTGCATGGGAATTTTCGAATTTACGACAACGAACAACATCCGCACGTTGGGCAAAATCCGGAAACCGTAACAGTTTGACGGAATATCCCCCACTTGTAAAAATAAAATTTGCAGATCATTTAAGGAGCTGATTGATGGAAGGCGGCGAAGAAAAATATTACGCAACAGGAAAACGAAAAGAATCCATCGCCAAAGTCTGGCTGGAGCGCGGCGAAGGCAATTTTTCCATCAACAATCGGACCTTGAAAGAGTATTTCCGCAGAGACAGCCTGGAAACCAACGCGCAATTGCCCCTGGTACTCACCGAAACCCTGGAGACATTTGACGTGAAAGCTTCCGTCACCGGGGGCGGCCTCTCAGGCCAGTCCGGTGCCCTTCGCCTGGGCATCGCCCGTGCGCTTATCGAGTCCAACCCCGATCTTCGCACTTCGTTAAAGAGGGCGGGATATCTCACCCGGGATGCGAGAGCGGTCGAGCGCAAAAAATACGGCCAGCCCGGCGCCCGGAAAAAATACCAGTTCTCCAAGCGGTAAATCAGAGGTCCACTCTACCCCAGTCATCCCCTCAGCGGGTCTCCGGTTTGCTATTTTCATAATAGATCAGCGATCTCCTTTTCTTTCGATTCAACACGGTTATGGTCAAAGTTGGCATAGCAGGCGCAAGCGGATACACAGGGCTGGAACTGGTCCGCCTGTTGATCAAACACCCTGAAGTCGAAATAACCACCCTCACCTCGGAAAAACATCAGGGGCAAAAAATTGCAGACGTTTTTCCATTCTTCAGTGGGTTTTTAGACAAAAAATTTGTCAGCCTCAGCCCTTCCATCGCCGAAGGATGCGATCTCTTATTCCTGGCATTGCCGCACACCACATCCATGAACCAGGTCCCGGCTTTCCTCAAAACAAACTGCCGGGTCATCGATCTCAGCGCCGACTTCCGTTTGAAATCGGCGGAGGACTTTGAAACCTGGTACGCCGTAGCTCACGAACAAAAGGAAATATTAGCCCAATCGGTTTATGGCCTGCCGGAGTTGCACCGCGAGGCCATCCGGTCCGCAAAGCTGGTTGCCAATCCCGGTTGTTATCCCACCAGTGTCACGTTGGCGCTGGCGCCGTTAATAAAAACCGACTGGGTGGACCTTGGATCGATCGTCGCCGATAGCAAGTCCGGCGTTTCAGGAGCGGGAAGAAAACCCGCACTTGGCACCCAGTTTTCCGAATGCAACGAGGCGGTTTCAGCTTACGGTCTGGGGACGCATCGCCATACGCCGGAAATCGAGCAGGAAATTTCCGCGTTAGCGGGTCGGGAAATCCGCATCACCTTTTCCCCGCATTTGATACCCATGACCCGCGGCATGCTGAGCACAGTCTACATCAACCTGACCAAAGACATTAAACTCGAAGCCCTGGACACCCATTTCCGGGAATTTTATAAAGACGAACCGTTTGTGCGCATATTAAATCCTGGAACGTTCGCCAACACGCAGTATGTCGCGTCCTCAAATTTTTGCGACATAGGACTGACAATCGATAAGCGCACCCGGCGCATCGTTCTCACCAGCGCCCTGGACAACCTGGTGAAAGGCGCGGCAGGCCAGGCCGTGCAAAACATGAACATCATGCTGGGAATCGATGAAAAAACCGCGCTCGATTTTCCCGGTATTTTTCCATAAATTCCGCCATGACCCAGTCAACCACGCGCATGCCCCAGGTTCCGGGCTTTCGGGCCTCAGGAATCGCCTGTGGCCTCAAAACCAACGGTAAAAAAGATCTCGCTCTCATTCTTTCAGAGACGCCGGCCACCGCCGCCGGAGTCTTCACCAAAAACCGCGTGCAGGCGGCCAGTGTGATCTTAAGCCGCCAGACTCTGAAAAAATCCCGGCCCATCCGCGCCGTCATCGTCAACAGCGGCAACGCCAACGCCTGCATCGGGCGCCAGGGAATGATCGACTGCAAATTCCTCATCGACCGCCTGGCCCAGGAACTTTCCATTTCGACCCAGGAAATCCTGATCGCTTCAACGGGCGTGATCGGCGTTCCATTGCCCCCAAACACCTTGGCGGACGGCGTTCCCGAGCTGGTCGCAAAATGCTCGTTAAAGGGATGGAAAAACGCCGCGGAAGCGATCATGACCACCGATCTCGTCCCAAAAACCGCGGCCCTCAATTTCACCCTGGGAAAAAACAAAATCGTGATGGGCGGCATCACCAAGGGGTCCGGAATGATTCACCCAAATATGGGAACCATGCTGGCCTTCGTGCAAACCAACGCCAATATAAATGCCGCTACTTTACGTCAAGCCATCAAAGAAGCCAATGACGCGTCGTTCAACAGCATCACCGTGGATGGCGACACCAGCACCAACGATATGTTCATCGTGATGGCCAACGGGCAGGCGAAAAACCCTTCCATTCGAAAAGGTTCCAAGGAGTACGCCCGGTTCGTCGAGGCGCTGACCGAAGTGAGTAAGAGTCTTGCGTTTCAGATCGTCGAAGACGGCGAAGGAGCCACGAAATTCGTGACCGTCTCGGTCACCGGCGCAAAAACCCGCAACCACGCACATAAAGTCGCAACCACCGTGGCCAAATCTTCGCTGGTCAAGACCGCGATTTTTGGGGAAGACCCCAACTGGGGGCGCATCCTTTGCGCGGTCGGGTACGCCGGAGTCCCCCTGAACTCCGAGAAAATCGTGATCCGCCTCAATCAAGCCACTCTGTACAAAAACGGCGCACCCGCCAAGGGGGCTTCTATGGAATCGTTGCGGAAAAAAATGCAAAAAAAATCAATCCTCATTTCCATTGATCTGGACAGCGGCAAGGAGTCGGCAGAGGTCTATACCTGCGACCTGTCCTACGACTATGTCCGCATCAACGCCGAATACACCTCCTGAGCTAAACGGAGGCAAAATATCATCGCAAAAACCATTTCCCGCCAAAAAACAACACAACATCCCCTCCCACAGCGCGAGAAACGTGACGTATTTGCCATGACAAATTTTAGCCGATAGTCAAAATTTCATATATAATTAGATAATTGAACCATTTAACACCTTATTTTCCAAAAAGAGCGAAATTGTGTCCATTTTAACGATCAAAAACTGGCTGGACCCGGTCCTTCGGAAAAAAGGCGAACCCATTGAAAATATTGACGGCTCCATTGCAAAATTGACCGAGGATATGATCGAAACCACCTTGAACGCCAAAGGAGCCGGTCTGGCCGCCAATCAAGTAGGCCTTCCCTACAGTCTCTTCGTGGTCGATATGGGCATCGAAAAAGGCACGCATGATCTGATCGCTGTGGTCAACCCCGTCATCACCGCGACGGAAGGCGAGGAAATCAGTGAAGAAGGGTGTCTCAGTATTCCCGAGGTCTACGCTCAGGTCAAACGCGCCCTCAAAGTGGAACTCAAAGGTCTGGATCTGGATGGCAACCCCATCCGTTATGAGGCCAAAGGCTTTTTAGCGCGTGCCTTTCAGCATGAAATGGACCATCTCGACGGGTCCCTGTTCTGGGACAAACTGGGAAAACTAAAAAGGGATTCGCTCAAGCGCAAATTCAAAAAGAAACAGAAAGAGCTGGAAGCATGAAGATTGTCTTTATGGGAACGCCCGAGTTTTCGCTTCCAACTCTTAAAAACCTCGTTTCGTCAGATCATCAGGTCGCAGCCGTCGTCACCCAGCCCGATCGGCCCAAAGGCCGGGGCAGGGAGCTGGCAGCCTCACCGGTTAAAACCTTTGCCCTTAATTCCGGCATCGACGTTCTTCAACCCGAAAAGGCCAGCGCGGAAAGTTTTATCGAAATTCTTCGCAAGCTTAAACCGGACCTGATCATCGTCGTGGCCTACGGCCAGATTTTACGCAAACAGGTTCTTGAAATTCCCGGCAGATTTTGCATGAATCTGCATTCGTCCCTGCTTCCCAAGTACCGGGGAGCCGCACCCATCAACTGGGCCATCATCAACGGGGAAAAAGAAACCGGCGTCACCACCATGAAAATGGACGAGGGGATGGATACCGGTGACATCCTCCTCACGGAAAAAACCCCCATCACGGATTCGGATAACGCGCAAACTCTGCACGACAAACTTTCCGAAGCCGGGGGTTCACTCGTCCTTGAAAGCTTACGCCGGCTGGAGGACAACTCGCTGACGCCCCTGCCCCAGGATTCCAGTCAGGCTTCCTATGCTCCAAAACTTAAAAAAGAGGATGGACTGATCCATTGGGAGAAAGACGCCGTGAGCCTTCGCAATCTGGTCCGGGGGTTGGAGCCCTGGCCGGGAGCGTTCACCTATTTAAATTCCAAACGGCTCCGCCTGTGTGCCGTCGAAACCACATCGGGAGAGAAGAAGGACCAACCCGGTGAAATCGCACGCCTCACAGACCACGGAATCGAGGTTGGATCTGGTAAAGGCAGGTTGATCATCACCGAACTGCAACCGGAAGGCAAAAAAAGGATGTCTGCCAAAAGTTTCCTTGCCGGACATAAAATGACCAGAGGGGAACGCTTCGAAGCCAGCTTGACCCCCTGCACACCCAACACCCATTAGAGGAACCGATGCCTAGAACTTTAATCACCGGAGGAGCGGGTTTTCTGGGATCGCATTTTTGCGATTTCCTGCTGAAAAAAGGCCATGAAGTGATCTGCATGGACAACGTGATCACAGGCTCCCTGCAAAACATCGCCCACATCAAAAACGATAAATTCACCTTTATCAAGCACAACGTGACCCAGCACATCAAGATCGAGGGTCCCCTGGATTTCGTCCTGCATTTTGCGTCACCTGCAAGCCCCATCGATTACCTGGTGCACCCCATTCCCACTCTCAAGGTGGGTTCTTTAGGAACTCACAATACCCTGGGACTGGCGGAAGCCAAGCGCGCGGTTTATCTCATCGCTTCCACCTCGGAAGTGTACGGCGATCCTTTGGTGCATCCTCAAAAAGAAGATTATTGGGGAAACGTCAACCCCGTAGGTCCCCGGGGTGTTTACGACGAAGCGAAACGATTCTCCGAGGCAATGGCCATGGCGTATCACCGGGCGCACGGACTCGACGCCAAGATCGTCAGAATATTCAACACCTACGGTCCGCGCATGCGGCTGCAGGATGGCCGCGCCATCCCCAACTTCATTCACCAGGCTTTGAAGGGCGAAGACATAACCGTATACGGGGACGGCAGTCAAACCCGGAGTTTCTGTTATGTCTCGGATCTCATCGAAGGCATTTACCGGTTGATGATGTCCAGCGTGAACGAACCGGTGAACATAGGAAACCCCAAGGAAATGACGATCAAGGAGATGGCGGAGAAAATTTTGCAAGCCACTCAAAGCAAGAGTAAAATCCTTTACACTTCGCTTCCCGTAGACGACCCGAAAGTCAGACAGCCGGATATCACGCTGGCAAAGAAAGTCCTGAGCTGGGAACCGAAGGTGGGATTGGATGAGGGTTTAAAGTCCACCCTGGAATATTTCAAGGCCAAAGTAAACTCGTCCAATACCAAATAAGGTCGTATGGGCAATCACAGTGATT is part of the Nitrospinaceae bacterium genome and harbors:
- the argJ gene encoding arginine biosynthesis bifunctional protein ArgJ, translating into MTQSTTRMPQVPGFRASGIACGLKTNGKKDLALILSETPATAAGVFTKNRVQAASVILSRQTLKKSRPIRAVIVNSGNANACIGRQGMIDCKFLIDRLAQELSISTQEILIASTGVIGVPLPPNTLADGVPELVAKCSLKGWKNAAEAIMTTDLVPKTAALNFTLGKNKIVMGGITKGSGMIHPNMGTMLAFVQTNANINAATLRQAIKEANDASFNSITVDGDTSTNDMFIVMANGQAKNPSIRKGSKEYARFVEALTEVSKSLAFQIVEDGEGATKFVTVSVTGAKTRNHAHKVATTVAKSSLVKTAIFGEDPNWGRILCAVGYAGVPLNSEKIVIRLNQATLYKNGAPAKGASMESLRKKMQKKSILISIDLDSGKESAEVYTCDLSYDYVRINAEYTS
- a CDS encoding epimerase, whose protein sequence is MPRTLITGGAGFLGSHFCDFLLKKGHEVICMDNVITGSLQNIAHIKNDKFTFIKHNVTQHIKIEGPLDFVLHFASPASPIDYLVHPIPTLKVGSLGTHNTLGLAEAKRAVYLIASTSEVYGDPLVHPQKEDYWGNVNPVGPRGVYDEAKRFSEAMAMAYHRAHGLDAKIVRIFNTYGPRMRLQDGRAIPNFIHQALKGEDITVYGDGSQTRSFCYVSDLIEGIYRLMMSSVNEPVNIGNPKEMTIKEMAEKILQATQSKSKILYTSLPVDDPKVRQPDITLAKKVLSWEPKVGLDEGLKSTLEYFKAKVNSSNTK
- the rpsI gene encoding 30S ribosomal protein S9; the protein is MEGGEEKYYATGKRKESIAKVWLERGEGNFSINNRTLKEYFRRDSLETNAQLPLVLTETLETFDVKASVTGGGLSGQSGALRLGIARALIESNPDLRTSLKRAGYLTRDARAVERKKYGQPGARKKYQFSKR
- the rplM gene encoding 50S ribosomal protein L13 → MKTYSAKKGEVEKKWVLIDAQDQSLGRVASKAASIIRGKTKPVFTPHVDTGDNVIIINAAKVRLTGKKWDDKIYYHHTGYPGGIKSTTAKEIREKQPANLLKKAITGMLPKNRLGRSLHGNFRIYDNEQHPHVGQNPETVTV
- the shc-1 gene encoding squalene-hopene cyclase, with product MNDATKLESGSMEPETQSAGVSSGNLDIEQGIGKSRDYLLSRQDKEGFWVDELESNATITAELIFFMHMTGRVDTGRQEKLINYLLKKQREDGSWTLYHGGPCDINSTVECYMALKMAGYSADHPALVKAKEAIFANGGIQATRVFTKIFLALFGQISWNVPPAVPVEVVLLPDGCWFNIYEISSWSRGTVVPLSVVCAYRPVHTLEPGRDVQELFTENDRDLGFYADGNLFSSWRNFFIHLDGFFKFIGKSSWKPFRRRALKKAEKWILTHQEDEGDFGGIQPAMLNSLLALHFLGYPHDHPAIVKGMEAVDRFLIEEDDCISFQACVSPLWDTAIACNALLDSGLPADHPGLVKAGEWMVKKQVVKPGDWTVKNPHTEPGGWAFEFFNELYPDNDDTAEILIALDRIAIPDHRWKLKESERALTWLLSMQSKNGGWGAFDQDNDKEILNEVPFADHKALLDPPTIDVTSRILWCLGKLGLKRNHPRVDKALQFVKANQELDGCWWGRWGVNYIYGTFLALNGFKFIGEDMNQPFIGKAVRWLEDHQNTDGGWGETCESYERPKLRGQGKSTASQTAWAILGLVAAGEAQNPVVKKGVDYLLQTQNTEGTWWEDEFTGTGFPVHFFIKYHMYQHFFPLMALSRYRNAVEEEKTTVS
- the argC gene encoding N-acetyl-gamma-glutamyl-phosphate reductase; its protein translation is MVKVGIAGASGYTGLELVRLLIKHPEVEITTLTSEKHQGQKIADVFPFFSGFLDKKFVSLSPSIAEGCDLLFLALPHTTSMNQVPAFLKTNCRVIDLSADFRLKSAEDFETWYAVAHEQKEILAQSVYGLPELHREAIRSAKLVANPGCYPTSVTLALAPLIKTDWVDLGSIVADSKSGVSGAGRKPALGTQFSECNEAVSAYGLGTHRHTPEIEQEISALAGREIRITFSPHLIPMTRGMLSTVYINLTKDIKLEALDTHFREFYKDEPFVRILNPGTFANTQYVASSNFCDIGLTIDKRTRRIVLTSALDNLVKGAAGQAVQNMNIMLGIDEKTALDFPGIFP
- the fmt gene encoding methionyl-tRNA formyltransferase produces the protein MKIVFMGTPEFSLPTLKNLVSSDHQVAAVVTQPDRPKGRGRELAASPVKTFALNSGIDVLQPEKASAESFIEILRKLKPDLIIVVAYGQILRKQVLEIPGRFCMNLHSSLLPKYRGAAPINWAIINGEKETGVTTMKMDEGMDTGDILLTEKTPITDSDNAQTLHDKLSEAGGSLVLESLRRLEDNSLTPLPQDSSQASYAPKLKKEDGLIHWEKDAVSLRNLVRGLEPWPGAFTYLNSKRLRLCAVETTSGEKKDQPGEIARLTDHGIEVGSGKGRLIITELQPEGKKRMSAKSFLAGHKMTRGERFEASLTPCTPNTH
- the def gene encoding peptide deformylase; this translates as MSILTIKNWLDPVLRKKGEPIENIDGSIAKLTEDMIETTLNAKGAGLAANQVGLPYSLFVVDMGIEKGTHDLIAVVNPVITATEGEEISEEGCLSIPEVYAQVKRALKVELKGLDLDGNPIRYEAKGFLARAFQHEMDHLDGSLFWDKLGKLKRDSLKRKFKKKQKELEA